A genomic region of Rhodococcus pyridinivorans contains the following coding sequences:
- a CDS encoding DoxX family protein has protein sequence MNSVRHWPDRFGDHAVAAFRIAVGFLFLCHGTTSLWAWPAEPYGGTTAQLGAWPGWWGAIIQVVCGTALIVGLGTRLAAFLGSGSMAYAYFWGHQADGALPIQNDGESAALFCWAMFVLIFLGSGSWAVDRLLARRREEATPEPAPATATDTDPASLVDA, from the coding sequence ATGAACTCAGTGCGCCATTGGCCGGACCGTTTCGGCGATCACGCCGTCGCCGCCTTCCGCATCGCCGTCGGTTTCCTGTTCCTCTGCCACGGCACCACGAGCCTGTGGGCGTGGCCGGCGGAACCCTACGGCGGAACCACCGCACAACTCGGCGCATGGCCCGGCTGGTGGGGTGCGATCATCCAGGTCGTGTGCGGCACCGCCCTGATCGTCGGTCTCGGTACCCGGCTCGCGGCCTTCCTCGGCTCCGGATCGATGGCGTACGCCTACTTCTGGGGCCACCAGGCCGACGGCGCACTGCCCATCCAGAACGACGGTGAATCCGCCGCGCTGTTCTGCTGGGCGATGTTCGTCCTGATCTTCCTCGGCTCCGGATCGTGGGCCGTGGATCGCCTCCTCGCGCGGCGGCGCGAGGAGGCCACACCCGAACCGGCGCCGGCCACCGCAACCGACACCGATCCCGCGTCGCTCGTCGACGCCTGA
- a CDS encoding glutamate synthase subunit beta, which translates to MADPTGFLKHGSRETPVRRPVPLRLLDWKEVYEPFPLDTLRTQASRCMDCGIPFCHNGCPLGNLIPEWNDLAYKGKWEDGIERLHATNNFPEFTGRLCPAPCEASCVLGINQDPVTIKQVEVELVEKAFDDGRVKPVPPSKLTGRKVAVVGSGPAGLAAAQQLTRAGHSVTVFERADRIGGLLRYGIPEFKMEKRFIDRRLAQMEAEGTVFKPGVNVGVDITADELREQFDAVVLAGGATVARDLQIPGRELDGIHQAMEFLPIANRVQLGDLPAPTITAEGKKVVIIGGGDTGADCLGTSHRQGAESVHQFEIMPRPPEQRAESTPWPTYPLMYRVSSAHEEGGERVFSVNTEEFIGKDGKVTALKAHEVQMVDGRFEKVEGSDFELEADLVLLAMGFTGAEKPGLLTDLGVDFDQRGNVARSSEWSTNVDGVFVAGDMGRGQSLIVWAIAEGRACAAAVDRFLEGETALPAPIATTTMPQR; encoded by the coding sequence GTGGCTGATCCCACCGGTTTCCTCAAGCACGGTTCCCGCGAGACGCCGGTCCGCCGGCCTGTCCCGCTGCGACTCCTCGACTGGAAGGAGGTCTACGAGCCGTTCCCGCTCGACACCCTCCGGACCCAGGCAAGCCGTTGCATGGACTGCGGTATCCCCTTTTGCCACAACGGTTGCCCGCTCGGGAATCTCATCCCCGAGTGGAACGACCTCGCCTACAAGGGTAAGTGGGAGGACGGGATCGAGCGTCTCCACGCCACGAACAACTTCCCCGAGTTCACCGGCCGGCTCTGCCCAGCGCCCTGCGAGGCGTCGTGCGTGCTCGGCATCAACCAGGACCCGGTGACCATCAAGCAGGTCGAGGTCGAGCTGGTCGAGAAGGCCTTCGACGACGGCCGCGTCAAGCCGGTTCCGCCGTCGAAGCTCACCGGCCGCAAGGTCGCGGTAGTCGGCTCCGGGCCTGCCGGTCTCGCTGCGGCACAGCAGCTCACGCGTGCCGGTCACTCGGTGACGGTGTTCGAGCGGGCCGACCGCATCGGTGGTCTTCTCCGTTACGGCATCCCCGAGTTCAAGATGGAGAAGCGCTTCATCGACCGCCGTCTCGCGCAGATGGAGGCCGAGGGCACCGTCTTCAAGCCGGGCGTGAACGTGGGTGTCGACATCACCGCCGATGAGCTGCGCGAGCAGTTCGACGCCGTGGTGCTCGCCGGCGGCGCGACCGTCGCCCGCGACCTGCAGATCCCCGGACGCGAGCTCGACGGCATCCACCAGGCGATGGAGTTCCTGCCGATCGCCAACCGCGTGCAGCTCGGCGATCTGCCGGCCCCGACCATCACGGCCGAGGGTAAGAAGGTCGTCATCATCGGCGGTGGCGACACCGGCGCCGACTGCCTGGGCACCTCGCACCGTCAGGGTGCGGAGAGCGTCCACCAGTTCGAGATCATGCCGCGGCCGCCGGAGCAGCGCGCCGAGTCCACCCCGTGGCCGACCTACCCCCTCATGTACCGCGTCTCGTCGGCGCACGAGGAGGGCGGCGAGCGCGTCTTCTCCGTCAACACCGAGGAATTCATCGGCAAGGACGGCAAGGTCACCGCGCTGAAGGCGCACGAGGTGCAGATGGTCGACGGTCGCTTCGAGAAGGTCGAAGGAAGCGACTTCGAACTCGAGGCCGATCTGGTGCTGCTCGCGATGGGCTTCACCGGTGCCGAGAAGCCGGGTCTGCTCACCGATCTCGGGGTCGACTTCGACCAGCGTGGCAACGTCGCCCGTTCGTCGGAGTGGTCCACCAACGTCGACGGTGTCTTCGTCGCCGGCGACATGGGTCGCGGACAGTCGCTCATCGTCTGGGCGATCGCCGAGGGTCGCGCGTGCGCCGCTGCGGTGGACCGCTTCCTCGAGGGTGAGACGGCGTTGCCGGCGCCGATCGCGACCACCACGATGCCGCAGCGCTGA